TTTTATTTAGGGTGAGAAAAAATGAGTTAATTATTAAGTTTCTAAAAAAAATATTCATTATGGACACAATCCCTTCCTTTAAATCGGCTGTGCGAAAGGCCTTAGATCATCCACTAATTGTAGATGATCCCTTTCATTTTTGTCGCTATATCTATTGGGCACTTGATAAGGTATCAGGATGGATTCTGCCAAAAAGTGTAAAAAAATGAAATATGTATTTTATAAAGATAGTGCGAAACGAACTGAAAATGAGAGAGGGTTTCTAGATTAGTATCGTGATGAGTCGAAGGAATTAAATATGGCATATCAATTAAAAGAGGCTTATTGTGAATGGTTCAATCAAGTGAAAGAAAATGGTTCAGAAGGTATGTCCATATGCTGCGCAGAAATTCTTTCATTCCAGAATCTCTAACTAATTGATAAAACACATTTAAGTTTTCTTTTATTTTACTTATATGATTAAAGTTAAGATACCGGTTTACTGATTTTATAATCTATATGGTATAATGAAATAAATAAAAATTTAGACAGATTTATGAATACGGATGACGTCTTAAATGGAAGTAGTTTGCTGATAAGGGTGACCGGAAGTTTTACTGTCGATTTTAGTACGGCTGATAGATTGATAGATGCAAATCTCCGGGGAGAGAAGACTCAAGAGTTTTCATTTATTACTATTGAAAGCGTATAAGCTTTAAAAAATAAGGGATGAGTGTATATGGTAACTATTTCTGATGTGGCAAAACTGGCTCATGTTTCCAAAATGACTGTATCAAGAGTAATTAACCACCCAGAACAAGTCAGTGATGATTTGAAAAAAATAGTTTATGATGCAATGGAAAAGTTAAACTACGTACCAAATTATGCCGCACGTGCGCTGGTATCAAACCGTACTCAAGTAATCAAGTTCCTTATTTTAGAAGAAATGGATACAACCGAACCTTACTACATGAATTTATTGGCCGGTATTGCCAAAGAATTAGATAGAAACTATTATAGTTTCCAGCTTGTTACACGGAAATCGATGGATATTGGCCAATGTGATGGTATGATTGCTACAGGTGTCCGCAGTTATGATTATGATACAATCTTAAAGGAATTCTCTAAGCCACTTATTTTGTTTGGCCAAAGTGACAGAGGCTATGATTTTATCGATGTGGACAATGAAAAAGGTACACGTCTTACGACAAGGCACGTAGTTAGCTTGGGATTCGAGAAAATTTACTTTTTCGGAATTGATTTAAAGGAACCGTTTATGTCTTCAAGGTTGAAGGGTTATTTGGATACAGTTGACTCATATGGATTACCTAGTTATTTGTACGGGATGAAAAACAGTTCGAGAGTAGCCGAAAGAAATGCGAAGAAAATCTTGTCCAATTGGAAAGAAAAATGTGCATTTGTCTGTGCGAGTGATCGGATTGCCCTAGGTGTGATCAGGGCTGCACAGTCATTACAGTTACAGATTCCCGATCAGGTTGCGGTTACAGGATTTGACGGCGTTTTTCTGGACCGTATTTCGTCTCCACATATTACAACAATCCGTCAGCCGGTTGTTGAGATGGGTGAAGCCTGCGCCCGTATGCTGTTAAAAAAAATTCAGGAAGATGGTAAGGCACAAGGGCATCGGTTTTTTGAACCTGAACTGCTCGTGCGTGCGTCAACAATTCATATATAGAGCAGCCTTCGAAACAGGCTGCTTTTTTATTTTCTAATATCAAAACCAAAGTTGGCGGATAAAGGTGGAAGATAAAAGACTGCGATATGAAAGAGGTTGCCCTAAAAAATGTGCTAATCAAGAATAGCGATATATCAAGGTTTTGAACATGAATATGGGCATCCAGAAATCAAAAAATAGGACTTTCTGGACGGCCCTAAATATGTACCCGAGCGAATTGTTCACCCAATCTTTGTCAGTCACTTGTCGAGATTAAAAGCCGATAAATACGAAAGACCAGTGAGCAGTATGCCCTCATATTAAATTTGTTACCGCTAACATGAACATAACATCTGTTATTCATCTATAGGTGATGGTACGCTAAAAAAGGAGTATAAAGTAAATCAGGGTAATGTTGATGAGATTCGAAAATATATAATTATTTTCTTACTCGTTAGCTAGCATACGTTGATGGACAATATCCATTAACTAAGTTAACCAATATCAACTGTCCTTCGTGTGCTATTTTCTATGGGAATGTTTGCAAAGTTTTATTAAATAACGCAAATCTTATTGTTACCATGATTTACTTCATCAAAACAACAAAAGTGAGGAGGAACAATCATGGAATTAGCCGGAATTTTCCACCACCCATTCAGTGCGGATGCATATGCATATGACAAAGAAACGATGCATTTGAAGTTACGTACAAAGAAGAAGGATATTGCTGAAGTTCTACTTATTTGGGGTGATCCTTATTTATATAAAAAAAATGAATCAGAGGAATACCACTGGCAGTATGAACGTGTAAGTATGACAAAGATTGCAGAAACTGAGGCACATGATTATTGGTTTGTAGAAGTAAAGCCACCACATCGTCGCTTACAATATGCATTTTTACTTACGGACCTAGATGGTAATAATATTTTTTATGGTGGCCGCGGCTTTTATCCGCTGAATGAAGATACACTAAATGTTCTTGATTATTATTTTAAATTCCCTTTTTTACATGAAACGGATATGTTTAAAGCCCCAGAATGGGTGAAGTCAACTATTTGGTACCAAATTTTCCCTGAGCGATTTGCAAATGGAAACACGGATATCTCCCCAAAAAATGCCTTGCCTTGGGGTAGTAAAGACCCTGGTGTAAACGACTTTTTTGGTGGGGACTTGCAGGGGATTATTGACCATTTGGACTATTTGAGTGACCTTGGGATTAATGGAATTTATTTGACACCGATTTTTGAGTCACCATCCAATCATAAGTATGATACGATTGACTACTATGCTATCGACCCACATTTCGGAGACAAGGAAACTTTCCGCAAGCTTGTGAAGGAGGCACATAAACGGGGGATTCGGATTATGCTCGATGCTGTATTCAATCATATCGGAAAAAACTCGATGCAATGGCAGGATGTATTAAAAAACGGGGAAAACTCGAAATATAAAGATTGGTTTCACATTCATTCTTTCCCGGTCCGTGAAGGAGAAAACGGCAATATTGACGGGCAAGATACACTATCCTTCGATACATTTGCTTTTACAACGAGCATGCCAAAACTCAATACAGCCAATCTTGAAGTACAAAAATATCTGCTTGATATTGCAACTTATTGGATTCGGGAATTTGATATTGACGGTTGGCGACTTGATGTAGCCAATGAAGTTGACCATACTTTCTGGAAAACTTTCCATCATACGGTTGTTAAAGAAAAGCATGATATTTTTATTCTTGGTGAAATATGGCATGATTCTTGGCCTTGGCTTATGGGCGATGAATTCCATTCCGTGATGAATTATCCGTTCACGCAGACAATTATTGAATATTTTGTGGAAGAAAAAATATCCGCTGAAAAAATGATGTACAGCATCAATCAACAGTTTATGCATTATATGAAGTCAAACAATGAAGTCCTGTTTAATATGCTCGACAGTCATGATACACCGAGAATTTTGACCAAATGCGGCGGTGATAAACAAAAAGCTAAACTTGCCCTTGCATTTATGTTTGCACATACGGGTACACCATGCATTTATTACGGGACAGAAGTCGGCATAGATGGCGGCGCTGATCCACTCTGCCGAAAATGTATGGTGTGGGAGGAAGACAAACAGGATCACGACATGCTCACCTTTATGAAAAAACTAATCCGGTTCCGTAAAGATTATCAATCGACATTGACATACGGCGATTTGATCTGGCTGAAAAATGAAAACGATAAAGAAGTGATCTGCATCTTACGGAAAGACAAAAACCATACGTTACTATTTGCCTTTAATCGGTCCGCGGCGGAACAGTCCATTCCATGGAGTGATCTGAATGTGGATAATTCAAACTCTGTCAAAAATATTTGGGAAAATAAACCCGTTCAGGAAGATATACTTGTGCTTGCACCTAAGCAATTTACTATTTTGGAAATAATAAATTAACTTTTCTCTATCTTGACGGCAGGTCTTGTGAAGTTTCTTATCCTTCAGTCAAGTCGAAGAAACCCCACTGACGGTAGTTTCCTAAAACAGCTGCTCTGCTCTCACCTAAGGGTTAGGCAGTCGCAGAGTTTTTATATCCTAACTCTACCAGACGATTGAAAGTGGGGTTATATTTTGTTAACGGTAACAGGGAAATTAACGTTGTAAACGTTTCCTGACGTCAACTATAATGAGGTTGTAATAAAAAAGGGAGGTTAAAAAAATGAAAGTGTTAAAGAAGCTGTTTGTCCTCACACTAATTTTTAGTATTACTTTTGCTTTATCCGCATGTGGAGGAAAGAAAGAAACAAACGACAATTCCTCTTCAGATAGCGGTGGCAAAAAAACGCTCACCGTTTCCGTTGAAGAAAAATATGCAGACTATATTAACAGTATTAAGGGAGATTTTGAAAAACAAAATGATGTCACTGTAAAAATTGTGAAAAAGCCGATGTTTGAACAGCTTGAAGCTCTTCCGCTTGATGGGCCGGCAGGAAAAGCACCGGATGTTATACTTGCTGCTTATGACCGTATTGGCGGGCTTGGCCAACAGGGTCACCTACTTGAGCTTAGTAAGGAAGATGTAAGTGCTTTTGACGAAAAAGATCAACAGCAAGTCACAATTGATAATAAATATTACGGTGTCCCATTTGTTATCGAAACACTTGTACTCTATTACAATAAGGATCTAATCTCTTCACCTCCGCAAACTTTTTCTGACCTCGAAAAACTGGCAAAGGACAGTAAATATGCTTTTGAATCCGAATCCGGCAAAAATACTGGTTTTCTAGCAAAATGGACAGATTTCTACTTTAGCTATGGACTATTGGCTGGTTACGGTGGTTATGTCTTCGGAGATAATGGAACAAATACGAAAGATATTGGTTTAAACAATGAAGGTTCCGTGGAAGCTATTACCTATGCGACACACTGGTTTCAAGATATATGGCCAAAAGGGATGAAAGATGTCAAAAGTTCCGGTGACTTTGTAACGGAAGTATTCACTAAAGGTAAAGCAGCAACTATTATTGACGGACCATGGTCGGCTGAAAATTTCAAGAAGGCAAACTTGAATTTCGGAATAGCCCCAATCCCAACACTTCCAAATGGCAATGAATATCAACCGTTTGCAGGAGGAAAAGGCTGGGTCGCCTCCAACTATACAAATGAACCGGAATTGGCAAAAAAATGGATTAATTATGTAACGAATGAAGATAACAACTACAAGTTCTTTGAAGAATATAATGAAATTCCGGCAAATCCAGCTGCCCGTGAAAAAGCAGCAGGCACAGATAACGAATTGGCAAAAGCCGTCATCGAACAATATAAATCTGCTCAGCCAATGCCAAATATTCCTGAAATGGCCGAAGTTTGGACCGGCATGGAATCAATCATGTATGACGCCGCTTCTGGAAAGAAAACACCGCAAGAAGCAGCCGATGCAGCTGTAAAAATTATTAAAGACAATATTGCTCAGAAGTATTCTAAATAAAAATTTTATTCCACTCCAGATGGGGTTTTCCCCATCTGGCTTTCAAATTAGCAAGTTTAATGGAAATGAGGTACAAAAAATGGAAATCGAACAAAATAAGCTGAAGAATGTCCGTAAAGCCGGCTTATATTCCTTGATTCCTGGCCTCGGTCAGTTTTACAACAAACAGCCTTTTAAAGGAGTCATCTTCATAGCAATATTTCTTCTTTTCGTCTTCCAAATGGCTATTGCTGGTATACCGGCTTTAACTGGTTTTATCACATTAGGGACAACGCCGCGGGTTGATCATTCACTATTTTTGCTTATAAAAGGTTCATTGCAAATCATTGTCATTCTATTGTTTCTTGTATTTTATTTTTTGAACATCTATGATGCGAGACGTGTAGCTACAATATGGAATGTGAAAGGAAAAGCCAACACCACGGCCAAAGCTATTTTAAAAAATGCTTGGGATTCGGGTTTTCCTTATTTATTAACAATTCCGGCCTATCTTGCTATGACGTTTGTTATCATATTTCCTGTACTAGTAACTTTATTTACCGCTTTTACCAATTATGATTTTTATCATATTCCGCCATTCAAGTTGATTGACTGGGTCGGACTAAAAAACTTTTTAAATATTTTTTCTCTCAGTTCGTATCGTGAAACTTTTACAAGTGTGTTCAGCTGGACAATCATTTGGACATTATGTGCCACAACCGGTCAAATCGTGCTTGGGATATTAACAGCGATTGTGGCCAACCAAGATTTCATTAAAGGCAGACGTTTATTCCGGATTATCTTTTTACTTCCATGGGCGATACCCGCATTCATTACCATCATGAGTTTTTCCAATATTTTTAACGACAGTATCGGTGCCATTAATACCCAAGTTATTCCAGCGATTAACCACCTGTTATTTACAGATATTCCGGCGATCTCTTGGAAAACAGATCCGTTTTGGACGAAAGTGGCTTTAATCATGATCCAAACATGGCTTGGTTTCCCATATATTTTTGTAATGGTTACAGGCGTTTTACAG
The nucleotide sequence above comes from Bacillus andreraoultii. Encoded proteins:
- a CDS encoding transposase, whose amino-acid sequence is MDTIPSFKSAVRKALDHPLIVDDPFHFCRYIYWALDKVSGWILPKSVKK
- a CDS encoding LacI family DNA-binding transcriptional regulator, whose translation is MVTISDVAKLAHVSKMTVSRVINHPEQVSDDLKKIVYDAMEKLNYVPNYAARALVSNRTQVIKFLILEEMDTTEPYYMNLLAGIAKELDRNYYSFQLVTRKSMDIGQCDGMIATGVRSYDYDTILKEFSKPLILFGQSDRGYDFIDVDNEKGTRLTTRHVVSLGFEKIYFFGIDLKEPFMSSRLKGYLDTVDSYGLPSYLYGMKNSSRVAERNAKKILSNWKEKCAFVCASDRIALGVIRAAQSLQLQIPDQVAVTGFDGVFLDRISSPHITTIRQPVVEMGEACARMLLKKIQEDGKAQGHRFFEPELLVRASTIHI
- a CDS encoding glycoside hydrolase family 13 protein, producing the protein MELAGIFHHPFSADAYAYDKETMHLKLRTKKKDIAEVLLIWGDPYLYKKNESEEYHWQYERVSMTKIAETEAHDYWFVEVKPPHRRLQYAFLLTDLDGNNIFYGGRGFYPLNEDTLNVLDYYFKFPFLHETDMFKAPEWVKSTIWYQIFPERFANGNTDISPKNALPWGSKDPGVNDFFGGDLQGIIDHLDYLSDLGINGIYLTPIFESPSNHKYDTIDYYAIDPHFGDKETFRKLVKEAHKRGIRIMLDAVFNHIGKNSMQWQDVLKNGENSKYKDWFHIHSFPVREGENGNIDGQDTLSFDTFAFTTSMPKLNTANLEVQKYLLDIATYWIREFDIDGWRLDVANEVDHTFWKTFHHTVVKEKHDIFILGEIWHDSWPWLMGDEFHSVMNYPFTQTIIEYFVEEKISAEKMMYSINQQFMHYMKSNNEVLFNMLDSHDTPRILTKCGGDKQKAKLALAFMFAHTGTPCIYYGTEVGIDGGADPLCRKCMVWEEDKQDHDMLTFMKKLIRFRKDYQSTLTYGDLIWLKNENDKEVICILRKDKNHTLLFAFNRSAAEQSIPWSDLNVDNSNSVKNIWENKPVQEDILVLAPKQFTILEIIN
- a CDS encoding extracellular solute-binding protein, yielding MKVLKKLFVLTLIFSITFALSACGGKKETNDNSSSDSGGKKTLTVSVEEKYADYINSIKGDFEKQNDVTVKIVKKPMFEQLEALPLDGPAGKAPDVILAAYDRIGGLGQQGHLLELSKEDVSAFDEKDQQQVTIDNKYYGVPFVIETLVLYYNKDLISSPPQTFSDLEKLAKDSKYAFESESGKNTGFLAKWTDFYFSYGLLAGYGGYVFGDNGTNTKDIGLNNEGSVEAITYATHWFQDIWPKGMKDVKSSGDFVTEVFTKGKAATIIDGPWSAENFKKANLNFGIAPIPTLPNGNEYQPFAGGKGWVASNYTNEPELAKKWINYVTNEDNNYKFFEEYNEIPANPAAREKAAGTDNELAKAVIEQYKSAQPMPNIPEMAEVWTGMESIMYDAASGKKTPQEAADAAVKIIKDNIAQKYSK
- a CDS encoding carbohydrate ABC transporter permease, producing the protein MEIEQNKLKNVRKAGLYSLIPGLGQFYNKQPFKGVIFIAIFLLFVFQMAIAGIPALTGFITLGTTPRVDHSLFLLIKGSLQIIVILLFLVFYFLNIYDARRVATIWNVKGKANTTAKAILKNAWDSGFPYLLTIPAYLAMTFVIIFPVLVTLFTAFTNYDFYHIPPFKLIDWVGLKNFLNIFSLSSYRETFTSVFSWTIIWTLCATTGQIVLGILTAIVANQDFIKGRRLFRIIFLLPWAIPAFITIMSFSNIFNDSIGAINTQVIPAINHLLFTDIPAISWKTDPFWTKVALIMIQTWLGFPYIFVMVTGVLQSIPGDLYEAARIDGANFWQKFRRITLPMILFATAPVLITQYTFNFNNFSIIYLFNNGGPGSVGSGAGSTDILISWIYKLTTGTSPQYAMAAAITLMISFIVIGVSLIAFKKTNAFGNEEMM